Sequence from the Amycolatopsis sp. NBC_00345 genome:
CCGCCGTCTTCCGGATCCCTACCGTGGAAACCACCAGGGAAAGCTCCGAAAAGGACGGTCGGCATGAGCACCACCACCAGGAACCTCAGCGCGTTCGACGAACTCATGGCCCTGCGCGACGGCGCCGGCCCCGTCGCCGGCGAGGTGACGATCACCGGCTCGGACCCGCTGTTCACGTCGCCGTTGCGCATCGGGGCGACGCTCGCCGACGCACTCGCGGCGCGCGCCGTCGCGGCCAACGACCTCTGGGAGCTGCGCACCGGCCGCCGTCAGCGGATCAGCGTCGACGTCCGGGCCGCCGCGGCGACCGCGCTCGGCGGCGAGGACATGACCCTCGTCCGCGGCGCCGACGGCGAGTACCGTCCCGCGCCGCTCTCCCCCGCCGTGGAGCACATGGTCTCGCTCACCCAGCCCTGGCCGACCGCGGACGGCCGCTTCTTCCTCCCGCACTTCAACCTCCCGCACCTCGAACGCCGGGTGCTGGACGTACTGCGCTGCGACCCCACGCCCGAATCGGTGCGGGCCGCGGTGCGGAAGTGGAAGGCGGACGACCTCGAAGACGCCATCGCCGCGGCCGGCGCGTGCGGCGGGGTCGTCCGCACCCCCGGGGAATGGCTGGCCCATCCACACGGCGCCCACCTCGCCACCCGCCCCGTCGTGCAGATCACCAAGATCGGGGACAGCGAGCCCGAGCCCCTGCCCGGTGGCGAGCGCGGCACCCATCCGCTGTCCGGCGTCCGCGTGCTCGACCTGACCCGCATCCTCGCCGGTCCCACCGCGGCGCTGAGCCTGGCCGAGCACGGCGCCGACGTGCTGATGGTGACCGCGCCGCAGCTGCCCCAGGTGCCGCCGTTCGTGCGTGACACCAGCCATGGCAAGCGCAGCACCTACCTCGACTACACCCAGCCGGACGAGGCGGCGCGGCTGCGGGAACTGGCCGGGGACGCCGACGTGTTCGTCGAGGGCTACCGTCCGCACCGCATGGCGGCACACGGCTTCGGCCCGGCTGACCTCGCCCAGCAACGACCGGGCATCGTGTACGTGACCGTGAACTGTTTCGGCTCCGGCGGCCCGTTCGGCTCCCGCGCCGGCTGGGACCAGGTCGCGCAGGCCGTCACCGGCGTCTGCGACATCCAGGGCAGCGCGGCGAACGGCGGCAAGCCCCAGCTGACGCCGGTGTACCTGTGCGATTTCCTCACCGGGTTCCTGGCCGGCTACGGCGCCATGCTCGCTCTCTCCCGCCGCGCCCGCGAAGGCGGCTCGTACCACGTGCAGGTCTCGCTCTGCCAATCCGCGATGCTCTTGCAGCGCCAGGGTTTGCTCGACGATTTCACCGCCGCCCCCGGACAGCTGCGCCCGGACGAGTTCGACCGCTACGCGATCCGCGACGACCAGACGAGCTACGGCGACCTCAAGAGCCTCGGCCCGGTGATCCGGATGGACGAGACGCAGCCGCGCTGGTCGCGAACCACGCCGGAACTCGGGAGCTCACGTCCGGAGTGGCTCGGCCGCTGAGCACGCGGTGCGCCGGGCGTTCCGATCCCGGCGCACCCCAGCGGAACACGCGAAAGTCACTCGGTGGACACGGTGCTGAGCGCGGACGCGAGCCCGGCGGCCGCGCCTTTCACCGGCCGGGAAACGTACAGCTGCGCGTACAGCCAGCCTTCGGACTCGAGCCCGGTGGGGTCGACTCCGGCGCCGGCCAGTGCGTCCAGGATATGAGCCTGCTCCTCGCCGGAGGCGAATCGCCGCTGCCGGAACACCTCGTCGACGCTCGCCGTTTCGTAGCCCAGCTCGGCCAGGCGCTCCGCGACCGGCTCGTACGAGAACATCCGCAGCACGAAATGCGCCATCCACGGCCGTGAACCGCGGGCGATCCGGTCGATCGTGCGCTCGGTGACGTAGCCGACGCAGCCGGTCGACACGACGAGGTCCACCTGGTCCAGCAGCGCCTGCTGCGCCGGGTCCGGGTCATCCTGTTCGAAGTCCGCGCGGATCGTGTTGTCGAGGAACCCCGCGGACCGCGCGTACGCCAAGGCCGGTCCCGACGCGTCGAGGCCGAAGAACCGGGCCCCGTCGGGGATCGAGTGGGTGCGCACCAGCCGCCGGTCGCGGTCGAGCAGCGCTTCGCGATCGAGGTCTCCGACGCCGGGTTCGGTGTACTGCGCGTAGAGCTCGTCCAAGCTCGTTTCGCAGCGCAGCAACGCGGCGTTGACGCCGTACGAACAACCGACATCCAGCACCGTCGGCTGCGGATTTCCGCGCTCTGCCTGATATTCCTCGATCAGTTTCGTGAAGTACGGCTTCGCGAGCTGCGGAATCTGGTAATCCACGCGACGCAGCGTCCCGTAGTACGGGCGCGGGTCGGGTGCGGTGTAGATGTGGTCGAACGAGATCTTGCCGGTCGAGTCGAAAGGCACGGGCCAGGCTCCTAGATCTGATCGAGCAGGGCGTCGCCCCACACAGCGTGACCAGCTGGATTCCGGGCCCGGACCCGGCCGAAAGAGCTGCCTGGCCCGCTCCGGACTGCCGATGACACCGGGGCGCTCGCTGGAAGCGGCGGTCGCGGGGACTGGGCGATCCGTCCCCTACCGTACTGACCCGGTGCAAGCCCCTCGGCCGATCGCAGCCGAGGTCGGCCCCCTATTCAGCCGCCTGAGCGCAGGGTGGCTGGTAAGCCCGCTCGGGGAAGAACTGGTGCCAGTCCGCGGTGCTGATGGCGGGCGTCGTCTGGCAGATGTAGCGAGCGGCGGAAGCGAGGTCGGTTTCGCGCAGGAGCGTGGTTCCGTCGTCGCCGGCGGTGGCCGCCGTGTGGCCGTCCGGGCTGAACGCGACGGACCAGACGCGGTTGGTGTGGCCCGTCAGGGCGGCCAGGAACTGTGGCTGCCGCAGGTCGGCGATGTCCCAGAGCCGCACGGTGTGGTCGTCGCTGGCGGTGGCCACGGTGTGGCCGTCGGGGCTGAACGCGACGGAGTAGAGGTGGCCGGCGTGCCCGGTGAGGGTGCCCAGTGCCCGCGGGTGGGCGGCATCGGTGATGTCCCAGAGCCGGCCGGTGCGGTCGTCTCCCCCGGTGGCCATCGTGCGCCCGTCCGGGCTGATCGCGACCGACCAGACGGGGCCGGCGTGCCCGGTGACCGCGGCCAGCTGACGGGGCCGGCCGGGATCGGTGATGTCCCACAGGCGGATCGTCGCGTCCCAGCCCGCCGTGGCCATGGTGCGCCCGTCCGGGCTGACGGCCGCGGCGTAGACCGGGCCGACGTGACTGGTCAGGGTGG
This genomic interval carries:
- a CDS encoding class I SAM-dependent methyltransferase, whose translation is MPFDSTGKISFDHIYTAPDPRPYYGTLRRVDYQIPQLAKPYFTKLIEEYQAERGNPQPTVLDVGCSYGVNAALLRCETSLDELYAQYTEPGVGDLDREALLDRDRRLVRTHSIPDGARFFGLDASGPALAYARSAGFLDNTIRADFEQDDPDPAQQALLDQVDLVVSTGCVGYVTERTIDRIARGSRPWMAHFVLRMFSYEPVAERLAELGYETASVDEVFRQRRFASGEEQAHILDALAGAGVDPTGLESEGWLYAQLYVSRPVKGAAAGLASALSTVSTE
- a CDS encoding CoA transferase is translated as MSTTTRNLSAFDELMALRDGAGPVAGEVTITGSDPLFTSPLRIGATLADALAARAVAANDLWELRTGRRQRISVDVRAAAATALGGEDMTLVRGADGEYRPAPLSPAVEHMVSLTQPWPTADGRFFLPHFNLPHLERRVLDVLRCDPTPESVRAAVRKWKADDLEDAIAAAGACGGVVRTPGEWLAHPHGAHLATRPVVQITKIGDSEPEPLPGGERGTHPLSGVRVLDLTRILAGPTAALSLAEHGADVLMVTAPQLPQVPPFVRDTSHGKRSTYLDYTQPDEAARLRELAGDADVFVEGYRPHRMAAHGFGPADLAQQRPGIVYVTVNCFGSGGPFGSRAGWDQVAQAVTGVCDIQGSAANGGKPQLTPVYLCDFLTGFLAGYGAMLALSRRAREGGSYHVQVSLCQSAMLLQRQGLLDDFTAAPGQLRPDEFDRYAIRDDQTSYGDLKSLGPVIRMDETQPRWSRTTPELGSSRPEWLGR